One Nonomuraea angiospora DNA segment encodes these proteins:
- a CDS encoding ABC transporter ATP-binding protein: MSETVLALEDVEAGYGRAAPVLRGLTVTVRAGEVVCLVGPNGAGKSTALKVASGLLAPRSGRVLLAGQDVTGLSPQRLLALGLAHVLQGHSVFREMTVAENVRLGGFTVRDSAKLQTRMEAVKELFPVVGERWGSMAGLLSGGQQKQVEFARALMLEPSVVLLDEPSMGLDPRNTQVVFDQIDLMRRTGVAVLLVEQNARRALEMADVGCVLDLGRVHISGPARELAADPRLGRLYLGGAPAT; the protein is encoded by the coding sequence GTGTCTGAGACCGTCCTTGCCCTGGAAGACGTCGAGGCCGGTTACGGCAGGGCGGCGCCGGTGCTGCGCGGCCTGACCGTCACCGTGCGCGCCGGCGAGGTCGTCTGCCTGGTGGGGCCGAACGGCGCGGGCAAGTCCACCGCGCTCAAGGTCGCCAGCGGGCTGCTCGCGCCCCGGTCGGGGCGGGTCCTGCTGGCCGGTCAGGACGTGACCGGCCTGTCGCCGCAGCGCCTGCTCGCGCTCGGGCTCGCCCACGTGCTGCAGGGGCACAGCGTGTTCCGCGAGATGACCGTGGCCGAGAACGTGAGGCTCGGTGGCTTCACCGTGCGCGACTCCGCGAAGCTTCAGACCCGGATGGAGGCGGTCAAGGAGCTGTTCCCCGTGGTGGGCGAGCGGTGGGGGAGCATGGCCGGGCTGCTGTCGGGCGGGCAGCAGAAGCAGGTGGAGTTCGCGCGGGCGCTCATGCTGGAGCCCTCCGTGGTGCTGCTGGACGAGCCGTCGATGGGCCTCGACCCGCGTAACACGCAGGTGGTCTTCGATCAGATCGACCTGATGCGCCGCACGGGCGTCGCCGTGCTGCTGGTGGAGCAGAACGCGCGCCGGGCGCTGGAGATGGCCGACGTCGGGTGCGTGCTCGACCTCGGCCGTGTCCACATCTCCGGCCCCGCCCGCGAGCTGGCCGCCGACCCCCGGCTCGGCCGCCTCTATCTCGGCGGCGCCCCCGCCACCTAG
- a CDS encoding ABC transporter ATP-binding protein, giving the protein MTSLRTEGLTRSFGGVLAVDGANVELQEGRINGLIGPNGSGKTTFFNIVTGMIKPDSGRVLYRDRDITRHSPHRVAHAGIGRTFQLCRVFPRLTVLENMLVAVRRSRLRELLAGLRDRGEVERARHWLRRMGIEHLEDAEARDLSYGQQKLLELAAVLMAEPELVLLDEPAGGVNPALIDRIVSLVRDLNAEGRTFLVVEHNMDMVMGMCDHVIVFDRGAPIAAGPPAEVRDDPRVLEAYLGV; this is encoded by the coding sequence ATGACCTCGCTGCGCACCGAGGGGCTGACCAGGTCGTTCGGCGGGGTGCTCGCCGTGGACGGCGCGAACGTCGAGCTCCAGGAGGGCAGGATCAACGGCCTGATCGGGCCCAACGGCTCCGGCAAGACCACGTTCTTCAACATCGTCACCGGCATGATCAAGCCGGACTCCGGCCGGGTGCTCTACCGCGACCGCGACATCACCCGCCACTCGCCGCACCGCGTCGCGCACGCCGGGATCGGCCGCACCTTCCAGCTCTGCCGCGTCTTCCCGCGCCTGACCGTGCTGGAGAACATGCTGGTCGCCGTCCGCCGCAGCCGCCTGCGCGAGCTGCTGGCCGGGCTGCGGGACCGGGGCGAGGTCGAGCGGGCCCGGCACTGGCTGCGGCGCATGGGCATCGAGCACCTGGAGGACGCCGAGGCCCGCGACCTGTCCTACGGCCAGCAGAAGCTGCTGGAGCTGGCCGCCGTCCTCATGGCCGAGCCCGAGCTGGTGCTGCTGGACGAGCCGGCGGGCGGGGTCAACCCGGCGCTGATCGACCGGATCGTCTCGCTCGTACGCGACCTCAACGCGGAGGGCCGTACGTTCCTCGTCGTCGAGCACAACATGGACATGGTGATGGGCATGTGCGACCACGTGATCGTCTTCGACCGGGGAGCGCCCATCGCGGCCGGCCCGCCCGCCGAGGTGCGGGACGACCCGCGCGTGCTGGAGGCGTACCTCGGTGTCTGA
- a CDS encoding branched-chain amino acid ABC transporter permease, with protein sequence MRIASRGIPLLVACLALAYPWLVPNYYLVYAGALTVMYAAMSTSWNLLGGFTGYVSLGHSAFFGLGAYGTGLLIVRLGVPWVAALLVSAVAVTVFAVFVGVAAVRVRGASFVIVSIALVSMMNLVVQGWRSLTGGSTGLQVPSPFPDLHRGQTHIVFFYLFLALLGLALLSWWYVSRSRFGAGLRAIREDEDKAESLGVPTGAYKVTAFALSALFVSLAGGLYAVWFGSLDPIFVFSILIGSYMVLMSLLGGVRHLFGPLLGALIVAPAGEYFLIALGETQIHLTATGLLLVLVVLFMPDGILARFTRRRAGPSIPDETAEQRLQEVTR encoded by the coding sequence TTGCGCATCGCTTCTAGAGGGATCCCGCTGCTGGTCGCCTGCCTGGCGCTGGCCTATCCGTGGCTGGTCCCCAACTACTACCTCGTGTACGCGGGCGCGCTGACCGTCATGTACGCGGCCATGTCCACGTCCTGGAACCTGCTGGGCGGTTTCACCGGCTACGTCTCCCTCGGCCACTCGGCGTTCTTCGGCCTCGGCGCGTACGGGACCGGCCTGCTGATCGTGCGCCTGGGCGTGCCGTGGGTCGCGGCCCTGCTGGTGTCGGCCGTCGCCGTGACGGTGTTCGCCGTGTTCGTCGGCGTCGCGGCCGTGCGGGTGCGCGGCGCGTCGTTCGTGATCGTGTCGATCGCGCTCGTGTCGATGATGAACCTCGTCGTGCAGGGCTGGCGCTCGCTCACCGGCGGCTCCACCGGGCTGCAGGTCCCCTCACCCTTCCCCGACCTGCACCGGGGGCAGACGCACATCGTGTTCTTCTACCTGTTCCTGGCGCTGCTCGGGCTCGCGCTGCTGTCCTGGTGGTACGTCTCGCGCTCCCGGTTCGGCGCCGGCCTGCGGGCGATCAGGGAGGACGAGGACAAGGCCGAGTCCCTGGGGGTGCCGACGGGGGCGTACAAGGTGACGGCCTTCGCCCTGTCGGCCCTGTTCGTGTCGCTCGCCGGAGGGCTCTACGCGGTCTGGTTCGGCAGCCTCGACCCGATCTTCGTCTTCTCCATCCTCATCGGGTCGTACATGGTGCTCATGAGCCTGCTCGGCGGGGTCAGGCACCTGTTCGGGCCGCTGCTCGGGGCGCTCATCGTGGCCCCGGCGGGGGAGTACTTCCTGATCGCGCTGGGCGAGACCCAGATCCACCTGACCGCCACGGGCCTGCTGCTCGTGCTGGTCGTGCTGTTCATGCCGGACGGCATCCTCGCCCGGTTCACCAGGAGGCGCGCCGGGCCCTCCATCCCGGACGAGACGGCCGAACAGCGGCTCCAGGAGGTGACCCGATGA